One Brassica napus cultivar Da-Ae chromosome A1, Da-Ae, whole genome shotgun sequence genomic region harbors:
- the LOC106380782 gene encoding signal peptidase complex catalytic subunit SEC11A-like yields MGWIGETVDSIKSIKIRQLLTQAITLGMIVTSALIIWKCLMCVTGTESPVVVVLSGSMEPGFKRGDILFLHMTKEPIRAGEIVVFNVDGRDIPIVHRAIKVHERENTGHVDVLTKGDNNDVDDIGLYADGQFWLHRHHIMGRAVGFLPYVGWVTIIMSEKPIIKYILIGALGLLVITSKD; encoded by the exons ATGGGTTGGATCGGAGAAACAGTAGACTCGATCAAATCAATCAAGATCCGTCAGCTTCTCACCCAGGCCATCACGCTCG GTATGATCGTGACGTCTGCATTGATAATATggaagtgtttgatgtgtgtGACTGGCACTGAGTCTCCAGTGGTCGTTGTTCTCTCGGGAAGCATGGAACCTGGCTTTAAGAGA GGGGATATATTGTTCTTGCACATGACCAAGGAGCCTATTCGAGCAGGCGAGATTGTTGTTTTCAATGTTGAT gGTCGTGACATTCCCATCGTCCATCGTGCCATCAAA GTTCATGAGAGGGAAAACACTGGACATGTTGATGTTCTAACAAAAG GTGACAACAATGACGTGGATGACATTGGTCTCTATGCTGATGGACAGTTTTGGCTTCATAGGCACCATATAATGGGCAGAGCTGTTGG GTTCTTGCCTTATGTTGGATGGGTCACTATTATCATGTCAGAGAAGCCTATCATCAAG TATATACTCATTGGTGCATTGGGTTTGCTCGTTATAACATCCAAAGACTGA
- the LOC106385522 gene encoding putative disease resistance protein At3g15700, translating into MGKDFKSMVTRCIYVSKENDNAKKLKTITEELRDLHNSVMKRVKMYEDQQKLKRLEKVQVWLRQSDAAIKEAEEMLMMYMPSSASNGSNVMMSSSHKIDKKISKMLKEVQEIKSRGTFDVVVENSGVGSGGSMMISTVDRDDQTVGLEAVSGLVWRCLTVDNTGIIGLYGVEGVGKTTVLTQVNNRLLQHKSNGFDFVIWVFVSKNLNLEKIQDTIREKIGFLDRSWTNKTEEEKAGKIFEILSKKRFALFLDDVWEKVDLVKAGVPPPDGQNRSKIVFTTCSDEVCREMGTQTKIKMEKLSWERAWDLFKKNAGEETVKSHPDIAKVAQEVAAKCDGLPLALVTIGRAMASKKTPQEWRDALYILSNSPPNFSVLKLLDRN; encoded by the exons atgggGAAAGATTTCAAAAGCATGGTCACAAGATGCATCTACGTATCAAAAGAGAACGATAACGCCAAGAAGCTGAAAACCATAACTGAGGAGCTCAGGGATCTACACAACAGTGTCATGAAACGAGTCAAAATGTACGAAGATCAGCAGAAGCTGAAGCGGCTCGAGAAAGTCCAGGTGTGGCTAAGACAATCCGACGCAGCCATCAAAGAGGCAGAAGAGATGTTGATGATGTACATGCCTTCTTCTGCATCGAATGGATCAAACGTGATGATGAGTAGTAGTCACAAGATAGACAAGAAGATTAGCAAGATGCTGAAAGAGGTTCAGGAGATAAAGAGCCGAGGAACATTTGATGTGGTGGTTGAAAACAGTGGCGTTGGTAGTGGTGGGTCGATGATGATCTCGACCGTTGATAGAGATGATCAGACGGTTGGTTTAGAAGCGGTTTCAGGGTTGGTGTGGAGGTGCTTGACGGTGGATAACACTGGGATTATTGGGTTGTACGGTGTGGAAGGTGTTGGGAAGACGACGGTGTTGACTCAGGTTAACAACAGGTTGCTTCAGCACAAGTCAAACGGGTTTGACTTTGTGATTTGGGTGTTTGTGTCCAAGAATCTGAATCTTGAGAAGATTCAAGACACGATTCGGGAGAAGATAGGGTTTCTTGATAGGTCGTGGACGAACAAGACCGAGGAAGAGAAAGCCGGTAAGATCTTTGAGATACTTAGCAAGAAACggtttgctttgtttcttgaCGACGTTTGGGAGAAAGTTGATCTAG TGAAAGCTGGCGTGCCGCCACCCGATGGACAGAACAGGTCGAAGATTGTGTTCACGACCTGTTCAGACGAGGTTTGTCGGGAAATGGGAACACAAACGAAGATCAAGATGGAGAAGCTGTCATGGGAGAGAGCTTGGGACTTGTTTAAGAAGAATGCTGGAGAAGAGACGGTGAAGAGCCACCCGGACATAGCCAAGGTGGCTCAGGAGGTTGCAGCCAAGTGCGATGGCCTCCCATTGGCTCTGGTCACAATAGGCCGAGCAATGGCCTCTAAGAAAACACCTCAGGAATGGCGTGACGCTTTGTACATTTTGAGTAACTCCCCTCCAAATTTTTCAG TTCTCAAGTTGCTGGACAGGAACTAG
- the LOC106349643 gene encoding biotin carboxyl carrier protein of acetyl-CoA carboxylase, whose product MASCSLGVPKIRISAVDVSRVRSGSLQIPYSQRSLFVQRRVKYLSLRKSVGSLKALQVSTVTAVETSATVEVEDAEKTKSSPLNAQLVPKPSEVEALVTEICDSSSIAEFELKLGGFRLYVARNLADNNISPPQPQPTPAALSANAVTESADSNGSASSTSLAITKPASSAADQGLIILQSPKVGFFRRSKTIKGKRTPSSCKEKDQVKEGQVLCYIEQLGGQFPIESDVTGEVVKILREDGEPVGYNDALISILPSFPGIKKLQ is encoded by the exons ATGGCTTCCT GTAGCCTAGGAGTTCCGAAGATTAGGATCTCAGCGGTAGACGTGAGTAGAGTAAGATCTGGAAGCTTACAGATTCCATACAGTCAAAGATCATTGTTTGTTCAAAGGCGGGTTAAGTACTTGAGTCTGAGGAAAAGTGTTGGATCTTTGAAAGCTCTCCAAGTGTCTACTGTCACAGCTGTGGAAACATCAG CTACTGTTGAAGTAGAAGATGCTGAAAAGACCAAGTCATCTCCGTTGAACGCTCAGCTCGTTCCCAAGCCCTCTGAG GTGGAAGCTCTTGTCACTGAGATATGTGATTCCTCATCAATTGCAGAGTTTGAACTGAAA CTAGGGGGTTTCCGCCTATATGTAGCAAGGAACTTAGCTGACAACAACATTAGTCCACCACAACCTCAGCCAACTCCTGCTGCCCTTTCTGCAAATGCCGTTACCGAGAGTGCTGATTCTAATGGATCAGCTTCCTCTACTTCATTAGCCATCACAAAACCAGCATCTTCAGCTGCTGATCAGGGTTTGATTATTCTCCAATCTCCAAAA GTAGGATTCTTCAGGAGATCCAAAACCATAAAGGGTAAACGCACTCCTTCCTCCTGTAAAGAG AAAGACCAAGTGAAAGAAGGTCAAGTTCTTTGCTACATTGAGCAACTCGGTGGCCAGTTCCCTATCGAG TCTGATGTTACTGGAGAGGTTGTCAAGATACTCCGAGAGGATGGAG AGCCTGTAGGATACAATGATGCTCTCATCTCGATCCTTCCTTCCTTCCCTGGGATCAAGAAGCTTCAGTAG
- the LOC106349632 gene encoding RNA-binding protein cabeza, translated as MSRPGDWNCRSCTHLNFQRRDSCQRCGDSRLGAGGVGGLEFGDFGGRGMSAFGFTTGSDVRPGDWYCTVGNCGTHNFASRSTCFKCGTFKDESLGGGGGGGVGVGGPVMFDADVMRSRVSGNGGRSSWKSGDWICTRLGCNEHNFASRMECFRCNAPRDFSMRTSF; from the exons ATGAGCAGACCCGGAGACTGGAACTGTAGATCATGCACCCACCTCAACTTCCAGCGCCGTGATTCTTGCCAGCGATGCGGTGACTCCCGTTTGGGTGCAGGTGGAGTCGGTGGCTTAGAGTTTGGTGATTTCGGCGGCAGAGGTATGTCTGCTTTTGGATTCACCACGGGCTCCGACGTTCGTCCAGGTGACTGGTACTGCACAGTTGGAAACTGCGGGACACATAACTTTGCCAGCCGCTCCACCTGCTTCAAATGCGGCACTTTCAAGGACGAATCCCTCGGTGGGGGCGGCGGCGGTGGCGTAGGCGTAGGCGGTCCGGTCATGTTTGACGCTGACGTTATGCGGTCTAGAGTCTCCGGCAACGGTGGCCGCTCCAGCTGGAAATCCGGTGATTGGATTTGCACCAG GCTTGGTTGCAATGAGCATAACTTTGCAAGCAGAATGGAGTGCTTCAGATGCAATGCACCAAGGGACTTCAGCATGAGAACCTCTTTCTAA
- the LOC106349612 gene encoding late embryogenesis abundant protein 76-like: MASNQQSYKAGETRGKTQEKTGQTMGAMRDKAEEGKNKTSQTAQTAQQKAHETTQAAKDKTSQAAQTTQQKSQETAQAAKDKTSQAAQTTQQKAHETTQSAKEKTSQTAQTAQEKARETKDKTGSYLSETGEAVKQKAQDAAQYTKETAQNAAQYTKETAEAGRDKTGGFLSQTGEHVKQMAMGAADAVKHTFGMATEEEDREHYPGTTTGTTRSTDQTRHTYERK; this comes from the exons ATGGCGTCTAACCAACAAAGCTACAAAGCTGGTGAAACCAGAGGCAAAACTCAG GAGAAGACAGGACAAACTATGGGAGCAATGAGggacaaggctgaggaaggcaAGAACAAGACTTCCCAGACGGCCCAAACGGCCCAACAAAAGGCACATGAGACAACCCAGGCAGCTAAAGACAAGACTTCTCAAGCTGCCCAAACGACCCAACAAAAGTCTCAAGAGACGGCCCAGGCAGCGAAAGACAAGACATCTCAAGCTGCCCAAACTACCCAGCAAAAGGCTCATGAAACTACCCAATCAGCAAAAGAGAAGACATCTCAAACTGCCCAGACGGCTCAAGAAAAAGCCCGTGAGACGAAGGACAAGACCGGGAGCTACCTGTCGGAGACAGGTGAAGCCGTGAAGCAAAAGGCTCAAGACGCAGCTCAGTACACAAAGGAGACGGCGCAAAACGCGGCTCAGTACACGAAAGAGACGGCTGAAGCCGGTAGAGACAAGACCGGTGGGTTCTTGAGCCAGACAGGTGAGCATGTGAAGCAGATGGCTATGGGTGCAGCTGATGCGGTGAAGCACACTTTTGGAATGGCTACGGAGGAAGAAGACAGGGAACATTATCCAGGAACAACGACTGGTACTACTCGGAGCACTGATCAGACTCGTCATACTTATGAGAGGAAGTGA
- the LOC106349603 gene encoding monothiol glutaredoxin-S15, mitochondrial-like, whose translation MAAALSSRFLNTVRCNRLASVSSVYQNGMMRYSSSVPSDSDTHDDFKPTQKVPPGGSTDSLKDLVENDVKENPVMLYMKGVPEAPQCGFSSLAVRVLQQYNVPIGARNILEDPELKNAVKSFSHWPTFPQIFIKGEFIGGSDIILNMHKEGELEEKLKDVSANHKSQ comes from the exons atggcgGCTGCTTTGTCGAGCAGGTTTCTCAACACCGTTCGTTGTAACAGATTG GCATCTGTGTCATCAGTCTATCAAAATGGGATGATGAGGTACTCATCTTCAGTTCCCAGCGATTCAGACACACATGATGACTTCAAGCCTACACAGAAAGTCCCTCCTGGTGGTTCCACTGACTCTCTAAAGGATCTCGTTGAGAAT GATGTGAAGGAGAATCCTGTTATGCTCTACATGAAAGGAGTCCCTGAAGCTCCTCAGTGTGGGTTTAGCTCACTAGCCGTGAGAGTTCTCCAACAGTATA ATGTTCCTATAGGTGCTAGAAACATTCTTGAAGATCCAGAGTTGAAAAACGCTGTGAAATCATTCAG CCATTGGCCTACATTTCCACAGATCTTCATCAAGGGAGAGTTTATTGGAGGCTCAGACATCATCCTCAACATGCACAAG GAAGGTGAACTGGAGGAGAAGCTTAAAGACGTCTCTGCAAACCATAAGTCTCAGTAA
- the LOC106349594 gene encoding acyl-protein thioesterase 2-like isoform X1, translating into MFLVIYFVLYLYRINILLRGRVYFLPLPQGIDSLHLSPLSIFAASSAQGSRSTRGYEFGRTYVVRPKGKHQATIVWLHGLGDNGSSSSQLLESLPLPNIKWICPTAPSRPVSLLGGFPCTAWFDVGEISEDLHDDIEGLDASAAHIANLLSTEPTDVKVGIGGFSMGAAIALYSTTCYALGRYGNGLPYTINLRATVGLSGWLPGWRSLRSKIESSNEAARRAASIPVILAHGTSDDVVPYRFGETSAQALAMAGFRQVMFKQYEGLGHYTVPKEMNEVVHWLASRLGLEGSR; encoded by the exons ATGTTTCTAGTAATATACTTTGtgttatatttatatagaattaaTATTCTTTTACGCGGAAGAGTTTATTTTCTTCCACTGCCACAAGGCATTGATTCCCTCCATCTCTCTCCTCTGAGTATTTTTGCCGCTAGCTCTGCTcaag GTAGTAGAAGTACAAGGGGATATGAGTTTGGAAGGACTTATGTTGTGAGGCCTAAAGGAAAGCACCAagctactattgtttggttgcACGGTCTTGGAGACAATGGCTCAAG CTCGTCTCAACTCTTAGAGAGCCTGCCTCTTCCAAAC ATAAAATGGATTTGTCCAACTGCTCCCTCACGTCCTGTTTCGCTTCTGGGAGGCTTTCCTTGCACTGCAT GGTTTGACGTGGGAGAAATCTCTGAGGATCTTCACGATGATATTGAAGGCTTAGATGCTTCAGCTGCACATATTGCTAACCTCTTATCAACCGAACCAACAGATG TCAAAGTTGGGATAGGTGGTTTCAGCATGGGTGCAGCAATAGCACTCTACTCCACAACATGCTACGCTCTTGGACGTTATGGAAACGGACTTCCTTATACTATAAACCTACGCGCTACTGTAGGACTCAGTGGTTGGCTTCCTGGTTGGAG GAGCTTAAGGAGCAAGATAGAAAGTTCAAATGAAGCTGCAAGGCGTGCTGCATCGATACCAGTTATACTTGCACATGGAACTT CGGATGATGTAGTTCCTTACAGATTTGGAGAAACATCTGCGCAGGCACTTGCCATGGCTGGATTCCGACAAGTTATGTTCAAACAATATGAAGG GCTTGGTCACTATACAGTTCCGAAAGAAATGAATGAGGTCGTTCACTGGCTCGCCTCAAGGCTTGGACTTGAGGGCTCACGCTAA
- the LOC106349594 gene encoding acyl-protein thioesterase 2-like isoform X2 → MSYSRQSMGSGSRSTRGYEFGRTYVVRPKGKHQATIVWLHGLGDNGSSSSQLLESLPLPNIKWICPTAPSRPVSLLGGFPCTAWFDVGEISEDLHDDIEGLDASAAHIANLLSTEPTDVKVGIGGFSMGAAIALYSTTCYALGRYGNGLPYTINLRATVGLSGWLPGWRSLRSKIESSNEAARRAASIPVILAHGTSDDVVPYRFGETSAQALAMAGFRQVMFKQYEGLGHYTVPKEMNEVVHWLASRLGLEGSR, encoded by the exons ATGAGCTACTCTCGTCAAAGCATGGGTTCTG GTAGTAGAAGTACAAGGGGATATGAGTTTGGAAGGACTTATGTTGTGAGGCCTAAAGGAAAGCACCAagctactattgtttggttgcACGGTCTTGGAGACAATGGCTCAAG CTCGTCTCAACTCTTAGAGAGCCTGCCTCTTCCAAAC ATAAAATGGATTTGTCCAACTGCTCCCTCACGTCCTGTTTCGCTTCTGGGAGGCTTTCCTTGCACTGCAT GGTTTGACGTGGGAGAAATCTCTGAGGATCTTCACGATGATATTGAAGGCTTAGATGCTTCAGCTGCACATATTGCTAACCTCTTATCAACCGAACCAACAGATG TCAAAGTTGGGATAGGTGGTTTCAGCATGGGTGCAGCAATAGCACTCTACTCCACAACATGCTACGCTCTTGGACGTTATGGAAACGGACTTCCTTATACTATAAACCTACGCGCTACTGTAGGACTCAGTGGTTGGCTTCCTGGTTGGAG GAGCTTAAGGAGCAAGATAGAAAGTTCAAATGAAGCTGCAAGGCGTGCTGCATCGATACCAGTTATACTTGCACATGGAACTT CGGATGATGTAGTTCCTTACAGATTTGGAGAAACATCTGCGCAGGCACTTGCCATGGCTGGATTCCGACAAGTTATGTTCAAACAATATGAAGG GCTTGGTCACTATACAGTTCCGAAAGAAATGAATGAGGTCGTTCACTGGCTCGCCTCAAGGCTTGGACTTGAGGGCTCACGCTAA
- the LOC106349582 gene encoding cytochrome c oxidase subunit 5b-1, mitochondrial isoform X2, translated as MWRRIVSSHLKSLAADVAAASPRRSIATTTARPVGFHLAANRSAVSASSFLTPRHFSSESESVAKKKVEDVMPIATGHEKEELEAELEGRRLLDIDFPEGPFGTKESPAIVKSYYDKRIVGCPGGEGEDEHDVVWFWLEKGKSFECPVCTQYFELEVVGPGGPPDGHGDEDDHH; from the exons ATGTGGAGAAGAATCGTCTCCTCTCATCTCAAATCCCTAGCCGCCGATGTCGCCGCTGCTTCTCCTCGCCGATCCATAGCCACCACCACCGCGAGGCCTGTTGGTTTCCATCTCGCCGCCAATCGATCAGCCGTCTCCGCCTCTTCTTTCCTTACCCCTCGCCATTTCAGCTCTGAATCAG AGAGCGTTGCGAAGAAGAAGGTGGAGGATGTAATGCCCATTGCAACCGGACATGAGAAGGAAGAGCTCGAAGCTGAATTGGAG GGAAGGAGGCTGCTTGACATTGACTTCCCCGAAGGTCCTTTTGGTACAAAG GAATCCCCTGCTATTGTAAAATCATACTATGACAAGCGGATTGTGGGATGCCCTGGTGGTGAAGGCG AGGATGAACACGACGTTGTGTGGTTCTGGCTGGAGAAAGGAAAATCTTTTGAATGCCCTGTTTGCACTCAGTACTTTGAG CTGGAAGTGGTTGGTCCTGGTGGGCCTCCCGATGGTCACGGCGATGAAGACGACCACCACTGA
- the LOC106349582 gene encoding cytochrome c oxidase subunit 5b-1, mitochondrial isoform X1 produces MWRRIVSSHLKSLAADVAAASPRRSIATTTARPVGFHLAANRSAVSASSFLTPRHFSSESVESVAKKKVEDVMPIATGHEKEELEAELEGRRLLDIDFPEGPFGTKESPAIVKSYYDKRIVGCPGGEGEDEHDVVWFWLEKGKSFECPVCTQYFELEVVGPGGPPDGHGDEDDHH; encoded by the exons ATGTGGAGAAGAATCGTCTCCTCTCATCTCAAATCCCTAGCCGCCGATGTCGCCGCTGCTTCTCCTCGCCGATCCATAGCCACCACCACCGCGAGGCCTGTTGGTTTCCATCTCGCCGCCAATCGATCAGCCGTCTCCGCCTCTTCTTTCCTTACCCCTCGCCATTTCAGCTCTGAATCAG TAGAGAGCGTTGCGAAGAAGAAGGTGGAGGATGTAATGCCCATTGCAACCGGACATGAGAAGGAAGAGCTCGAAGCTGAATTGGAG GGAAGGAGGCTGCTTGACATTGACTTCCCCGAAGGTCCTTTTGGTACAAAG GAATCCCCTGCTATTGTAAAATCATACTATGACAAGCGGATTGTGGGATGCCCTGGTGGTGAAGGCG AGGATGAACACGACGTTGTGTGGTTCTGGCTGGAGAAAGGAAAATCTTTTGAATGCCCTGTTTGCACTCAGTACTTTGAG CTGGAAGTGGTTGGTCCTGGTGGGCCTCCCGATGGTCACGGCGATGAAGACGACCACCACTGA